AGAAGAGCTTGGAACGGACGGAGAACGTGATGTAATGGCTATGTGGATGGAGGCTGCAAAGGAGCGTATGGGAACAGAGGAATTCGAAAAACTAATGGCCATGCGTGGACAAATGCAAAAAATGTGGGGGAATTCTAGGGACGAACGCTTTAGCGGAAGGTTCCCTGGTTTTGGCGGGGAAGGGCATCGTGATATGCGCGGATTCGGCTGGCCTTCCAGAGATGGAAGAAATTCGTCACCAGACCAGTCACATGATCCGGACGATAAGTAAGCAAAGTCTTTTCGTCAAACAGTAGCAGTGGCGTGCCTTTTACAAAGGAAAGCTGAACGGCAAAGGCGGCGCAATGACGTACTTTCTTGGAAACTGAAGAACAGTTAATTTCGCACACCAACCCCGTAAAGTCGATGTTACGGTACGGGGTTGGTTGTTGCTGCGTCATGGTTCATATTCAATAAATAGTTAGAATTCTAAGTAATTTGAATACTAAATAGATGAAGGAAGTGGTGACCCACATGGATGCAGAAAACCTCCATTACTTTGAAAAAGCACCCATCTCAAAAGCCGTAGCTCACTTCGGTATACCGATGATGTTAGGCATGTCAATGAGTGTCATATATTCCATCTTGAATGCCTATTTCCTTGGCACACTGGGCAATACGGCTATGTTAACCGCACTTGCACTAACCTTGCCGTTATTCGCGATCATTATGGCGCTAGGAAATTTGATTGGCATGGGCAGTGGTACATTCATCTCCCGCTTGCTAGGGGAGAAAAAATATGATGATGTTAAGCATGTATCTTCATTCGCTTTTTACAGCAGTTTAGTTATCGGTCTTATCGTGATGGCTGTTGGCCTCCCGTTGATTGATCCAATTGTTCATGGTCTGGGAGCGACGCCCGACTCCTTCGGATTTACTAAGGACTATGTAACGATTATGTTTATCGGCTCACCATTCGTTGTATTATGCTTCACATTGGAGAATATCGTGCGCTCGGAAGGTTCAGCAATCACATCGATGATCGGGATGATTCTAAGTGTTGTCGTGAATATTATTCTCGATGCGCTAGTTATCTTCGTCTTCCATTGGGACGTGATTGGCGTTGCGACTGCTACGGTCATCTCTAACTTGGTTGCGAGTGCATTCTACGCCTACCATTTGGGTTATAAAAGCCAATTCTTAACTGTCTCTTTTAAATGGTTCAAAGCTACCAAGGATATACTAAGCAATGTATTCAAAATTGGAATCCCTGTCTTTATTATGAGCATCTTCTTGGGTGCAATGTCACTCGTGTTGAACCATTTTCTTGTCGAATATGGAGATCAAGCCATAGCGGGGTTCGGAATTTCATCACGTTTATTACAATTACCTGAGTGTATTCTGATGGGATTATGCGAAGGTGTCGTGCCGCTCATTGCCTTCTCTTTTACAGCAAATAAATTACGCATGAAGCATACTATCGGATTCACGATCAAAGCGATAATAGCTTTAGCTGTCGTGTTCGGCGTTATCGTCTATCTGATTTCCGACCACTTAATTGGCTTATTTACGAATGACCCGCAATTAATTGAAATGGGCAGCTACATTCTGCATGTGACATTCTTATCCTTGTTCATTACAGGAATGACTTCGTTGTTTACCGGGATCTTCCAAGCTACAGCGCAAGGAACTGCTGCATTTATAATGTCAATTATTCAAGGAGTTACTCTGATTCCTGTGTTGTATATAGCCAATCGAATGAATGGTTTCCATGGTGTGGTCTGGTCGCTCGTCATTTCGGATGCCGTTGCGTTCCTTGTTGGTGCCATCATGCTGTATGTTCTGCGGAACAAGATGCAGCCGGATTTAAATGCTTTAGCACAGTAGAATACAGAGTCTTAAGTTGATATATTAAGTTCATCTTCTAATATAAATTTTACAGTATAAAGGTGGAGCCTAGAGTATGGTTGATTTTGAATGGTATAGAAGCTTTTGCACAATATATAAGTATCAATCGATTTCTGAAGCCGCAAAAATCCGCATGATGACGCAGCCAGCCATGAGTCAGCACTTAGCCGCCTTGGAGGCGGAGGTGGGAGAAACTTTATTTATTCGGTCGACTAGAAAAATCACCCCAACAGAGCGGGGAAAGGAGTTATATTCCCAGCTCGCTCCACTTATAGAATCATTAGAGAATACGACAATGAGCTTTAAATCGGCTTCTTTGCCTACTCTGAGTGTGATCAAGCTGGGAGCTGCGCATGAGTTTTTTAGTGAAAAAATACTGCCACAACTTACTGATTTTAATACTTGCACCATTTCGCATTTTGGAACCTCCGAGCAATTGCTAGAGCTCCTGAAGGAAGACAAGCTAGACATTCTCATTATGTCAAAAAGGTTCCAAACTCCCGGTATTGAGTATTTGAAATTAATGGATGAAGAGTTTGTTATAGTAGCTCCAAGCAATTATGAAATCCTTGAATTTGATAATCTGAAGCTTGAAGAGCAATGGCTCTCTGAACAGAAATGGATCAGCTATGGCTTGGAATTACCGATAATAAGAAGAATTTGGAGAGAACATTTTAAGAAACGTCCTGAAATTAGACCTATTCATATCATTCCTAATTTACACATGATCCTGAAGGCAGTTGAGCTCGGGGTGGGCTTGAGTGTCATACCTACATACCTCTTGCGAAACTCGTTAAAAGAAGGCAAATCAAAAGTTATTTTTAAGCATTTAAAAGTAAAAAACGAGTTATATATCGCTTATCAGTTAAAGAATAAGCATTTGCCTCTGATTCATGAGATCATATCTATCCTAAGAGAAAAGAAGATGGATTAGCTAGTATTATTTATAAAATAATTTATGAATAAATGGTTATTTCATAATTTGTTTTATTTATGTTTTGGAGCTTACAATAAAGAAGCAGCAAAATTAATAAATAATTGAGACTGGCACCACACTTTGTCGAATGGACAAGCATCAACAGCATAGATGAGGAGGAAATATTATTATGAAAGTGTTTATCACAGGAGCTTCAGGCTATATCGGCGGGTCGGTGGCTAAAGGTTTAATTGATGCCGGGCATACTGTCTTCGGTCTGATTCGCAATCCCGATAAGGTGGAAGCATTAAGGGATATTGGTATAGAGCCTATACTCGGCACGTTGGAAGATACGGATACGCTAACGAAATATGCTAAGCTCAGCGATGCAGTAATTCACACAGCCGATTCAGATCATTTGCTGGCAGTTGAAACTTTTATAGCTGCTCTACGTGGAAGTGGAAAACCATTTTTGCATACATCGGGTTCAAGTGTGGTAGGGGATGATGCCCGTGGCGAAACGGCGAGCGAACAAATTTTTGACGAGGAAACACCATTTGTGCCTATGGATATTAGAGAAAACCGCGTAGCGATCAACAACCTCGTACGCAAGGCTGGAATTGAGGATTGGGTGAGAAGTATCGTGATAGTCCCATCTATGATTTATGGTGATGCACTAGCGTTGCCTGTGGAAAGCGATCAATTGCCGCAAATTATTCGCAAGTCGAGAGAGCTACAGGCAGGCGTTCACGTAGGTAAAGGCGTAAATCGCTGGTCTAATGTCCACATCAAAGATTTGGTACAACTGTATGTATTGGCACTCGAAAAAGCACCGTCTGCATCGTATTTCTTTGCCGAAAATGGGGAGGAATCTTATGGGGACATCGCCAAATCTGTCAGCGAGGCGTTAGGCTTTGGGGGCAAGACCATAAGCTGGCCCGCAGACGAAGCGATAGCAGAACTTGGAGACTGGGCGCGTTTTGCTATCGCCTCGAACAGCCGTGTGCGTGCCACCCATGCAAGAAATCTACTTGCTTGGGCTCCGAAGGAAGAGTCGCTGCTTAGCTGGATAAAAAATAATTTGCAATAATAAACCACTGAAAAATGATTTCTCCATGTTTAAATTTGAAGATTACCATGAATAACATATACGCAAAAGAAGCCGCCTACTAGGTGGCTTCTTTTGCGAAAAACGTCATAAGCTAGCCTATCTTAAAAAGAACAATAGCTAAATTTTAACGCTGACTTCTCCATTTGAAAGATATTCCTCGTCACCATTTTCATATCTGACTTTCAGATGGCAATCGTTATCGATATCAATGGCTGTTGCCTTAAGCTGTTCATTATTCTTTATCACTGTTACGGGTTTACCAAGTGAAATTAACCGTTTTCTATATTCGGAAAGAAACAATCTGTCCGTTAATTGCTCATAATATCCCATGAAATTGTTCAGTACTTCTGCTACCAGTCGGTTGCGGAGATCACCATAAGAACTGTTTTCAGAAATTACAGTTGTTGCAATCTCAGTAAGGTCGTTAGGAAAGCCGTCGGAAGGTAGCGCTACATTGATACCAATACCAAGAGCGGCATAATCAAGCCAGCCGTTTTCCAGCGACACGGATGCTTCGGTAAGGATCCCGCATACCTTTTTTCCCTCCATAAAAACATCATTCACCCATTTAATCTGCGTTTCTTTACCGGATACGCTCTCGATGGAAAGGGCGACTGCAACAGCGGCGCAAGTAGTCAGCAGAGCGGAATCTGTTGCTGACAGCTTGGGACGCAGCAGGATACTCATATAGATACCCGTTCCTGGTGGAGAAAAGAATTTTCGGCCCATTCTCCCGCGTCCAGCGGTCTGTTCTTCGGAAAGGATCACCTTACCCTCAGCTTCTCCATTTGAGGCAAGACTTTTTACTGCTTCATTCGTTGAAGATAGTGTCTTAAAGACTTCTAAACGTAACTTTTGCCCCTGGGTATCCAGATATTTTGAAATTGCACTTGCAGATAGGATATCTGTTTGAGGTGACATGGAATATCCTTTATTAGTTACAGCTTGTATGGAATATCCGTCAGTCTGTAACGATTTTATGGCTTTCCAGACAGCGCTGCGCGTCACGGATAACTGAACGGCTATTTCCTCGCCAGAAAAGTATTCACCCTTATTACTGTCGAGCAAGGCAAGAATATGTTCTTTTACTGTCATGAACTTAAACCTCCAAAAGTATAACTCTCCGACCAAAACCCATTGAATATAATAACATCCAACGATTGCGACTGAATACTCTAATTCTATATAA
This genomic stretch from Paenibacillus sp. FSL H7-0737 harbors:
- a CDS encoding MATE family efflux transporter → MDAENLHYFEKAPISKAVAHFGIPMMLGMSMSVIYSILNAYFLGTLGNTAMLTALALTLPLFAIIMALGNLIGMGSGTFISRLLGEKKYDDVKHVSSFAFYSSLVIGLIVMAVGLPLIDPIVHGLGATPDSFGFTKDYVTIMFIGSPFVVLCFTLENIVRSEGSAITSMIGMILSVVVNIILDALVIFVFHWDVIGVATATVISNLVASAFYAYHLGYKSQFLTVSFKWFKATKDILSNVFKIGIPVFIMSIFLGAMSLVLNHFLVEYGDQAIAGFGISSRLLQLPECILMGLCEGVVPLIAFSFTANKLRMKHTIGFTIKAIIALAVVFGVIVYLISDHLIGLFTNDPQLIEMGSYILHVTFLSLFITGMTSLFTGIFQATAQGTAAFIMSIIQGVTLIPVLYIANRMNGFHGVVWSLVISDAVAFLVGAIMLYVLRNKMQPDLNALAQ
- a CDS encoding LysR family transcriptional regulator, coding for MVDFEWYRSFCTIYKYQSISEAAKIRMMTQPAMSQHLAALEAEVGETLFIRSTRKITPTERGKELYSQLAPLIESLENTTMSFKSASLPTLSVIKLGAAHEFFSEKILPQLTDFNTCTISHFGTSEQLLELLKEDKLDILIMSKRFQTPGIEYLKLMDEEFVIVAPSNYEILEFDNLKLEEQWLSEQKWISYGLELPIIRRIWREHFKKRPEIRPIHIIPNLHMILKAVELGVGLSVIPTYLLRNSLKEGKSKVIFKHLKVKNELYIAYQLKNKHLPLIHEIISILREKKMD
- a CDS encoding NAD-dependent epimerase/dehydratase family protein, producing MKVFITGASGYIGGSVAKGLIDAGHTVFGLIRNPDKVEALRDIGIEPILGTLEDTDTLTKYAKLSDAVIHTADSDHLLAVETFIAALRGSGKPFLHTSGSSVVGDDARGETASEQIFDEETPFVPMDIRENRVAINNLVRKAGIEDWVRSIVIVPSMIYGDALALPVESDQLPQIIRKSRELQAGVHVGKGVNRWSNVHIKDLVQLYVLALEKAPSASYFFAENGEESYGDIAKSVSEALGFGGKTISWPADEAIAELGDWARFAIASNSRVRATHARNLLAWAPKEESLLSWIKNNLQ
- a CDS encoding biotin--[acetyl-CoA-carboxylase] ligase; its protein translation is MTVKEHILALLDSNKGEYFSGEEIAVQLSVTRSAVWKAIKSLQTDGYSIQAVTNKGYSMSPQTDILSASAISKYLDTQGQKLRLEVFKTLSSTNEAVKSLASNGEAEGKVILSEEQTAGRGRMGRKFFSPPGTGIYMSILLRPKLSATDSALLTTCAAVAVALSIESVSGKETQIKWVNDVFMEGKKVCGILTEASVSLENGWLDYAALGIGINVALPSDGFPNDLTEIATTVISENSSYGDLRNRLVAEVLNNFMGYYEQLTDRLFLSEYRKRLISLGKPVTVIKNNEQLKATAIDIDNDCHLKVRYENGDEEYLSNGEVSVKI